The following are encoded together in the Culex pipiens pallens isolate TS chromosome 1, TS_CPP_V2, whole genome shotgun sequence genome:
- the LOC120430286 gene encoding von Willebrand factor A domain-containing protein 8: MLPRNAQTVRRLSVLKRILTSGNHSSSTRFCSTTGATIRIDDVEKQIEPPKQPELVPNGYVKVAESGEANLSQTRLHHLRWMLQKDKLGQDMILLGRPGNLRRNLIMQFSELTRREIEYILLNRDTTESDLKQRREIQDGTATYYNQSAVRAATEGRILVIEGVEKTERNVLPILNNLLENREMHLEDGRFLIAAKNYDSLLERFNQEQLDKWGLVRVSEDFRVIALGLPVPKYRGSPLDPPLRSRFQARDVSELPYLDILTEAKLLANEKNPELLTKLTSFGFSVLSSASSLPDFPIDNIRYVGMLVNNNPLQAEHSLLTRLYPYPVFLEKEGIGLTKSLMESLQIQPDQTPSTQIVSVEPVNENTLAVNLKVNTKPVSFTMQRGKSDVQQTPSTYKNTNYQQNLLAELIQSIAVGDVCLVGPKGCGKSIVANELCRLIDQQVETMVLYQDMTARDLIQKRTTKLNGDTIWQDSPLLLAALRGHVISLDGIHRLHHSTLAILHRLVHDREMQLYDGRRLMRHDRYDRLLEMGFSNEELTTRGILRIDPAFRIIAMAEPHQKTGTNWITAETLNLFLFHEIRGLSQDEELKVIDSLYGPLDNTMHQILKVAHYLRSASDTTMKNLASNLSTRQLLRIARRLHEYGEHLSDRSAYSILHNTFLTKFMPNLPRSVLENALRSCDVTAGRESRAEDVTISSDHGVLRIGKTEVPIYQTEAVSKVPDIVFYNVPQHVKLMERLLQDFTLGEHLLLVGNQGVGKNKIADRLLQLMNRPREYIQLHRDTTVQSLTLQASIRDGKIIYEDSPLVKAVKSGHVLVVDEADKAPIHVTCILKTLVENGEMMLSDGRKICPPARGTPEANDSLIYTHPDFRMLVLANRPGFPFLGNDFFAALGDLFSCHAVDNPSPNSEIYLLKQYGPDVPEATIRKLVDAFSELRDMADSGILNYPYSTREVVAIVKHLQRFPNDDMAELIGNVLDYDRHTPETLDQVTNVLLKHGLEIAPYAKNELASLRRQREIQMTIKSHSGKDVSGPKHGKVDPNNDPHVGGNTWAGGSGGRDTAGLGGKGGPYRLDSGHKVHQLSDAEKDDIPEHVKQAAREMNRKAFEQKLKEIQMSGYDHKVYTEFSAPVQKQVQQLRVILQALQAKSKERQWQKHQTSGEMDDTKLVEGITGEKNIYKKRAEQEPEPGQPQEKPKRLKLLVDVSGSMYRFNGYDGRLDRQLEAVVMVMEAFDGFETKIKYDIVGHSGEAVEIPFINANNTPRDDKRRLETIKMMHAHSQFCWSGDHTLPAARNAVDALAKEDCDEAIVVVLSDANLSRYGISPRNLNDILQKQAPKVQAYVIFIGSLGDEAQLIANNMTAGKSFVCMNLEQLPQILKQIFAASVLQ; this comes from the exons ATGCTTCCGCGGAACGCCCAAACCGTACGCCGCCTGAGCGTCCTCAAGCGGATCCTGACCAGTGGCAACCATAGCAGTTCTACCCGCTTCTGCTCGACGACCGGCGCCACAATCCGCATCGACGACGTCGAGAAGCAGATCGAGCCACCCAAGCAGCCGGAACTGGTGCCGAATGGCTATG TTAAGGTTGCCGAGAGCGGGGAAGCGAACCTGTCCCAGACGAGGCTGCACCACCTGCGGTGGATGCTCCAGAAGGACAAACTGGGCCAGGATATGATCCTGCTGGGGAGGCCCGGGAATCTGCGGCGTAACTTGATCATGCAGTTCTCCGAGTTGACCAGGAGGGAGATTGAGTATATTTTGCTGAATCGGGACACCACGGAGAGTGATCTGAAGCAGAGGAGGGAGATTCAGGACGGGACGGCGACGTATTACAACCAGAGTGCGGTGAGGGCGGCGACCGAAGGTCGGATATTGGTTATTGAGGGCGTGGAGAAGACGGAGCGTAATGTGCTGccgattttgaataatttgctgGAGAATAGGGAGATGCATCTGGAAGATGGGAGGTTCCTGATTGCTGCCAAGAACTACGATAGCTTGTTGGAG AGATTCAACCAGGAACAGCTGGACAAGTGGGGCTTGGTCCGAGTTTCCGAAGACTTCAGGGTGATAGCATTGGGATTGCCTGTTCCAAAGTATCGAGGATCACCGCTTGATCCTCCACTGAGATCCCGATTCCAAGCGAGAGATGTCAGTGAGCTTCCGTACCTG GATATCCTAACTGAAGCGAAGCTTCTAGCGAATGAAAAGAACCCGGAACTGCTCACCAAGCTGACCTCTTTCGGATTCAGCGTTTTGTCGTCAGCTTCTTCTTTGCCAGACTTCCCGATCGACAACATCCGCTACGTTGGAATGCTAGTCAACAATAACCCTCTACAGGCTGAGCATAGTCTGCTGACTCGTCTCTACCCCTATCCAGTATTCCTGGAAAAGGAAGGCATCGGACTTACGAAGTCCCTCATGGAATCGCTGCAGATCCAACCGGATCAAACTCCCTCAACCCAGATCGTCAGCGTAGAACCGGTCAACGAGAACACGCTCGCAGTAAACCTCAAGGTCAACACCAAACCCGTCAGCTTCACCATGCAACGAGGCAAATCCGACGTCCAGCAAACCCCGTCAACCTACAAGAACACCAACTACCAGCAAAACCTGCTCGCGGAGCTCATCCAATCCATCGCCGTCGGCGACGTCTGCCTCGTCGGTCCCAAAGGCTGCGGCAAGTCCATCGTAGCGAACGAGCTGTGCCGTCTGATCGACCAGCAGGTCGAAACCATGGTCCTGTACCAGGACATGACCGCCCGTGACCTGATCCAGAAGCGGACCACCAAGCTGAACGGCGACACCATCTGGCAGGATTCGCCACTGCTGCTGGCAGCTCTGCGAGGTCACGTAATATCGCTCGATGGTATCCATCGACTTCACCACAGTACCTTGGCTATCCTGCACCGGCTGGTGCACGATCGCGAAATGCAGCTTTACGACGGTCGCCGGCTGATGCGACACGATCGGTACGATCGTCTGCTTGAAATGGGTTTCTCGAATGAGGAGCTGACGACGCGAGGGATCCTCCGTATCGATCCGGCGTTCCGGATCATCGCGATGGCCGAACCACACCAGAAAACCGGCACCAACTGGATCACCGCCGAAACGCTGAACCTCTTCCTGTTCCACGAGATTCGTGGACTCAGTCAGGACGAGGAACTCAAGGTGATCGACTCACTGTACGGCCCGCTGGACAACACCATGCACCAGATCCTGAAGGTAGCCCACTACCTGCGATCCGCCAGCGATACCACCATGAAGAACCTGGCGAGCAATCTGTCCACCCGACAGCTGCTTCGAATCGCTCGACGACTCCACGAGTACGGCGAGCATCTGTCGGACCGATCGGCGTACAGCATTCTGCACAACACATTCCTCACAAAGTTTATGCCCAACTTGCCGCGAAGCGTCCTCGAGAACGCGCTTCGATCGTGCGATGTGACCGCAGGTCGCGAAAGTCGCGCCGAAGACGTTACCATATCCAGTGATCATGGGGTCCTTCGCATCGGAAAGACCGAGGTGCCCATCTATCAGACGGAAGCGGTTAGCAAGGTTCCCGACATCGTGTTCTACAACGTGCCGCAGCACGTCAAGCTAATGGAGCGATTGCTGCAAGACTTCACGCTTGGCGAACACCTCCTCCTGGTAGGAAATCAGGGCGTCGGTAAGAACAAGATCGCTGATCGTCTCCTTCAGCTGATGAATCGACCTCGGGAGTACATCCAACTGCATCGGGATACCACCGTGCAGTCGCTCACCCTACAGGCAAGCATTCGGGACGGTAAAATCATCTACGAAGACTCCCCGCTGGTTAAAGCGGTCAAAAGCGGACACGTCCTCGTCGTAGACGAAGCCGACAAGGCGCCAATCCACGTGACCTGCATCCTCAAAACCCTGGTTGAAAACGGAGAGATGATGCTGTCCGACGGCCGCAAGATCTGCCCTCCAGCACGCGGAACCCCAGAAGCCAACGACTCCCTGATCTACACCCACCCCGACTTCCGAATGCTGGTCCTCGCCAACCGGCCCGGCTTCCCCTTCCTCGGAAACGACTTCTTCGCCGCGCTCGGCGATCTCTTCTCCTGTCACGCCGTCGACAACCCCTCGCCAAATTCTGAAATCTACCTGCTGAAACAGTACGGACCGGACGTACCGGAGGCGACCATCCGCAAGCTGGTGGACGCCTTCTCCGAGCTGCGCGACATGGCCGACAGCGGCATCCTGAACTACCCGTACTCGACGCGCGAGGTGGTCGCGATCGTCAAGCATCTGCAGCGCTTCCCGAACGACGACATGGCCGAGCTCATTGGAAACGTGCTGGACTACGACCGACACACGCCGGAAACGCTCGATCAGGTGACGAACGTGCTGCTGAAGCACGGGCTGGAGATAGCGCCGTACGCGAAGAACGAGCTGGCTTCGTTGAGGCGGCAGCGCGAGATCCAGATGACGATCAAGAGCCATAGTGGGAAGGACGTTTCGGGGCCGAAGCACGGGAAGGTCGATCCGAACAATGATCCTCACGTGGGTGGGAATACCTGGGCTGGGGGCTCTGGTGGACGGGACACCGCCGGGTTAGGGGGTAAAGGAGGTCCGTACAGGTTGGACTCTGGTCACAAGGTGCACCAACTGTCGGACGCCGAGAAGGACGACATCCCGGAGCATGTGAAGCAAGCGGCTCGCGAGATGAACCGGAAGGCGTTCGAGCAGAAGCTCAAGGAGATCCAGATGAGCGGGTACGACCACAAAGTCTACACGGAGTTCAGCGCTCCAGTCCAAAAGCAAGTCCAACAGTTGCGAGTGATTCTGCAAGCGCTGCAAGCCAAGAGCAAGGAACGCCAGTGGCAGAAGCACCAAACATCCGGAGAAATGGACGACACCAAGCTGGTCGAGGGAATCACCGGCGAGAAGAACATCTACAAGAAGCGCGCCGAGCAAGAACCGGAACCGGGACAACCCCAGGAAAAACCCAAACGCCTCAAGCTACTCGTAGACGTGTCCGGCTCGATGTACCGCTTCAACGGGTACGACGGCCGTCTCGATCGCCAGCTGGAAGCCGTCGTCATGGTCATGGAAGCGTTCGACGGGTTCGAAACCAAGATCAAGTACGACATCGTCGGGCACAGCGGCGAAGCCGTCGAAATCCCCTTCATCAACGCCAACAACACCCCCCGCGACGACAAGCGCCGGCTGGAGACGATCAAGATGATGCACGCGCACTCGCAGTTCTGCTGGAGCGGCGATCATACGCTGCCGGCGGCCCGGAATGCCGTGGACGCGCTCGCCAAGGAGGACTGCGACGAGGCAATCGTGGTGGTGCTGAGCGATGCGAACCTGTCGCGGTACGGCATTTCGCCGCGCAATCTGAACGATATTCTGCAGAAGCAGGCGCCGAAGGTGCAGGCGTACGTGATCTTTATCGGCAGTTTGGGCGATGAGGCGCAACT GATCGCCAACAATATGACCGCTGGAAAGAGCTTTGTGTGCATGAACCTCGAGCAGCTGCCGCAGATTTTGAAGCAGATCTTCGCTGCTTCGGTGCTACAATAA
- the LOC120430283 gene encoding acyl-CoA-binding protein, which yields MSFEKAVEDVKNLNATPADADLLEVYGLYKQATVGDCNTAKPGLLDFKGKSKWEAWNGRKGMTQDEAKQAYVDKVAQLVEQHGLK from the exons ATGTCG TTCGAAAAAGCCGTCGAGGACGTCAAGAACCTGAACGCGACCCCCGCGGACGCGGACCTGCTCGAGGTGTACGGTCTGTACAAGCAGGCCACCGTTGGGGACTGCAACACTGCGAAGCCCGGCCTGCTCGACTTTAAGGGCAAGTCCAAGTGGGAGGCGTGGAACGGGCGCAAGGGCATGACCCAGGACGAGGCCAAGCAGGCGTACGTGGACAAGGTGGCGCAGCTGGTCGAGCAGCACGGACTGAAGTAA
- the LOC120430282 gene encoding rabenosyn-5 → MSNPFDDPDEGSSGMLLLRNDAEILEGFLCPICKADLKTPERLTAHVEQQHSEEQDLLKSLREMFSFAKKKILNLDETASELARNLDSSLGQGGGGVKVENPILAAGQVVGTDCDHLSYFKAVRNPRLERYATETNKLIIRLDKLLDGLPSDPDARKRHEQSKVPWIDGKLVKLCPSCAKGFGLTRRQHHCRVCGSVMCDGCSFHLSFDEARSIVQPVSPGTEVAPRPTPAPEEMSSKDRDSSGFRVCEHCLHLLMNRKEMQDSRSDRPPVTKLYEKLLQEKREITPDIPMYEKIIGSLYEGDAIYRLSDASALREKIGRAAERIDNISKAILALPFPQGSREESLKKSIRLSCIAYIKEQMLSTPPLPAEDEIKKIQARKKQETARRIERERRLALEAYERYELQSESYATNGSSSSSTASTAEMTNGRFYPAPATGTDQWSGFQTATVNVSASADPLIDQINIVKGYIRQAREAMRFEEVETLERNLSELTQEFYERQRRNAQEGGGPVRN, encoded by the coding sequence ATGTCGAACCCGTTTGACGATCCGGACGAGGGTTCGTCGGGGATGTTGCTGCTGCGGAACGACGCGGAGATTCTGGAGGGCTTCCTGTGTCCGATCTGCAAGGCGGACCTGAAGACGCCGGAACGGTTGACGGCCCACGTCGAGCAGCAGCACTCGGAGGAGCAGGACCTGCTCAAGTCGCTGCGGGAGATGTTTAGCTTTGCGAAGAAGAAGATTCTGAACCTGGACGAGACGGCGAGCGAGCTGGCGCGGAATCTGGACAGTTCGCTGGGGCAGGGGGGAGGTGGTGTGAAGGTGGAGAATCCGATATTGGCGGCGGGGCAGGTTGTGGGTACGGATTGTGACCATTTGAGTTACTTTAAGGCGGTTCGGAATCCGAGGTTGGAGCGGTACGCGACGGAGACGAATAAGCTGATAATTCGGTTGGACAAGCTGCTGGACGGGTTGCCGTCGGATCCGGACGCGCGGAAGCGGCACGAGCAGAGCAAGGTTCCGTGGATCGACGGGAAGTTGGTGAAGCTGTGTCCGAGTTGCGCGAAGGGATTCGGGTTGACGCGGAGGCAGCACCACTGCCGGGTTTGCGGATCGGTCATGTGCGACGGATGTTCGTTTCACTTGTCCTTTGACGAGGCTCGGAGTATTGTGCAGCCGGTGAGCCCTGGGACGGAGGTTGCTCCGAGGCCGACTCCAGCTCCTGAGGAGATGTCCTCCAAAGATCGTGACTCGTCCGGATTCAGGGTTTGTGAGCACTGTTTGCACCTGCTGATGAACCGCAAGGAGATGCAGGACTCCCGGTCGGATCGACCTCCGGTCACGAAGCTGTACGAGAAGCTGCTCCAGGAAAAGCGCGAAATCACTCCGGATATTCCAATGTACGAAAAGATCATCGGCAGTCTGTACGAAGGCGACGCCATCTACCGCCTCTCGGACGCGAGCGCCCTCCGCGAGAAGATTGGCCGCGCCGCCGAACGCATCGACAACATCAGCAAAGCCATCCTGGCGCTCCCATTCCCGCAAGGATCCCGCGAAGAGTCCCTCAAAAAATCAATCCGCCTGTCCTGCATCGCCTACATCAAGGAGCAAATGCTCTCCACTCCGCCGCTCCCCGCCGAGGACGAAATCAAAAAGATCCAAGCCCGCAAAAAGCAGGAAACGGCCCGCCGGATCGAGCGCGAACGCCGTCTCGCCCTGGAAGCCTACGAACGGTACGAGCTCCAATCGGAATCCTACGCCACCAACGGCAGTTCCAGCTCCAGCACGGCCTCGACCGCCGAAATGACCAACGGGCGGTTCTACCCGGCCCCCGCCACCGGAACCGACCAGTGGAGCGGCTTCCAAACGGCCACCGTGAACGTGTCGGCCAGCGCCGATCCGCTCATCGACCAGATCAACATCGTCAAGGGGTACATCCGGCAGGCCCGGGAAGCGATGCGCTTCGAGGAGGTCGAAACGCTGGAGCGGAACCTGAGCGAGCTGACGCAGGAGTTTTACGAGCGCCAGCGGAGGAACGCCCAGGAGGGCGGGGGTCCGGTTAGAAATTAG